The following proteins are encoded in a genomic region of Fusarium oxysporum f. sp. lycopersici 4287 chromosome 1, whole genome shotgun sequence:
- a CDS encoding adenosinetriphosphatase (At least one base has a quality score < 10), giving the protein MAEDREYDGYNPNPKRRRLDTPRQIFQNDSRASTPHRAQSRYASTPPPRNIGPTEEDSKALDRDWYGGDEFGGHSFGDEAHNPFASYDTWEGQQQETARHEKMTSRFDARRDQRNRENDAWETNRMLQSGVAQRRDMASDFVDDDESTRVHLLVHDLRPPFLDGRTIFTKQLEPIPAVKDPQSHMAVFSRKGSKVVKEARQQRERQRQAKEATSMTGTTLGNIMGAKEEDGDSALPVPAEDNAEPSERKGNKFSAHMKKADGASNFSQSKTLREQREYLPAFAVREDLLSVIRENQVVICVGETGSGKTTQLTQFLQEDGYGKTGMIGCTQPRRVAAMSVAKRVAEEMEVELGSTVGYAIRFEDCTSKETVIKYMTDGVLLRESLNEPDLDRYSCVIMDEAHERALNTDILMGLFKKILQRRRDLKLIVTSATMNSKRFSDFFGGAPEFIIPGRTFPVDVMFHRSPVEDYVDQAVHQVLSIHVSMGAGDILVFMTGQEDIEITCELIQKRLDALNDPPKLSILPIYSQMPADLQAKIFDKAAPGVRKCIVATNIAETSLTVDGIKYVVDAGYSKMKVYNPKIGMDTLQITPISQANASQRSGRAGRTGPGKAFRLYSEKEFKEDLYLQTIPEIQRTNLANTVLMLKSLGVKDLLDFDFMDPPPQDTITTSMFDLWALGALDNLGELTDLGRKMSAFPMDPSLAKLLITAEEYGCSEEMITIVSMLSVPNVFYRPKERQEEADAAREKFWVHESDHLTYLQVYTNWKANGYSDGWCVKHFLHPKSLRRAKEIREQLLDIVRMQKMELTSCGMDWDIVRKCICSGYYHQAAKYKGSGEYINLRTNLGVQLHPTSALYAGHPPDYIVYHELILTSKVLCFDSDSRGPPLACRSRWCLLLSQGKGLFGSR; this is encoded by the coding sequence ATGGCGGAGGATCGAGAGTACGATGGGTATAACCCAAATCCAAAGAGGAGACGACTTGATACACCTCGACAAATATTTCAAAATGATTCGCGCGCCTCAACTCCCCACAGGGCACAATCGCGTTATGCTTCCACACCACCCCCCCGAAATATAGGACCGACCGAGGAGGATTCGAAGGCGTTAGACCGAGACTGGTACGGAGGTGATGAATTTGGTGGCCACAGTTTTGGAGATGAAGCCCATAACCCATTCGCCTCCTATGACACCTGGGAAGGACAGCAACAGGAAACCGCCCGACACGAAAAGATGACTAGTCGTTTCGACGCGCGACGAGACCAGAGGAACCGAGAGAATGACGCCTGGGAAACGAACCGAATGCTGCAATCAGGCGTCGCGCAAAGACGGGATATGGCATCCGACtttgttgacgatgacgagtCGACCAGAGTTCATCTTCTGGTACACGATCTACGCCCACCCTTTCTGGACGGACGGACTATTTTCACAAAGCAACTAGAACCAATTCCAGCCGTCAAAGACCCTCAGAGTCATATGGCGGTTTTCAGTCGCAAGGGTAGTAAAGTTGTGAAGGAAGCAAGGCAGCAGAGAGAACGTCAACGGCAGGCCAAGGAAGCCACAAGCATGACCGGAACGACTCTTGGAAATATTATGGGTGcaaaagaggaagacggcGATTCTGCACTACCAGTGCCTGCTGAGGATAACGCCGAACCGAGTGAGCGCAAGGGTAATAAATTCAGCGCACATATGAAGAAGGCCGATGGCGCGAGTAACTTCAGCCAGAGCAAGACCCTACGGGAGCAACGGGAGTATCTGCCCGCGTTTGCAGTACGTGAAGACCTTCTCAGTGTCATTAGAGAAAACCAAGTTGTCATCTGTGTTGGCGAGACAGGTTCTGGCAAGACGACACAGCTGACACAGTTCCTACAAGAGGATGGATATGGAAAGACCGGCATGATTGGATGTACACAACCGCGACGCGTGGCTGCAATGAGTGTAGCTAAGCGTGTtgctgaagagatggaggtTGAGTTAGGAAGCACAGTCGGTTATGCGATTCGCTTTGAAGACTGCACCAGCAAAGAGACAGTCATCAAATACATGACTGATGGTGTTCTCTTGCGAGAATCCCTCAACGAGCCTGATCTGGATCGATATTCATGTGTCATCATGGACGAGGCCCACGAGCGTGCCTTGAACACAGATATTCTGATGGGTTTGTTCAAGAAGATATTACAGAGGCGTCGCGACCTGAAGCTCATCGTCACATCGGCCACCATGAACTCGAAACGCTTCTCAGACTTCTTTGGTGGTGCACCCGAGTTCATCATTCCTGGACGAACTTTCCCAGTTGACGTTATGTTCCATCGGTCTCCCGTCGAGGATTATGTGGACCAGGCAGTGCATCAAGTGTTGTCAATCCATGTTTCAATGGGCGCTGGCGATATTCTGGTGTTCATgacaggccaagaagacaTCGAGATCACTTGCGAGCTTATCCAAAAACGACTTGATGCCCTCAACGACCCCCCAAAGCTGAGTATCTTACCTATATACAGTCAAATGCCCGCAGATCTGCAAGCAAAGATTTTTGACAAGGCTGCCCCTGGTGTACGAAAATGCATTGTTGCCACCAATATTGCTGAAACCAGTCTGACGGTCGATGGTATTAAATATGTCGTGGATGCTGGTTACTCCAAGATGAAGGTCTACAATCCGAAAATCGGCATGGACACGCTTCAGATCACGCCCATCTCGCAGGCCAACGCTTCGCAACGTTCAGGACGAGCCGGTCGAACCGGGCCTGGAAAGGCCTTTCGACTGTACTCAGAAAAAGAGTTTAAGGAAGATCTATACTTGCAGACTATTCCTGAAATCCAGCGCACGAATCTTGCTAACACTGTCCTGATGTTGAAATCTCTCGGCGTCAAGGACCTTTTGGACTTTGACTTTATGGACCCTCCTCCACAAGACACTATTACAACGTCAATGTTTGATTTATGGGCTCTTGGTGCACTTGACAATCTCGGTGAACTTACTGATCTTGGAAGGAAAATGAGTGCTTTCCCCATGGACCCCTCGCtggccaagcttctcattACAGCAGAAGAATACGGCTGCAGTGAAGAGATGATTACCATTGTTTCTATGCTGTCCGTGCCAAACGTTTTTTACCGACCAAAGgagagacaagaagaagccgatgCTGCCCGCGAGAAATTCTGGGTGCATGAGTCAGATCATTTGACATACCTCCAGGTTTACACAAACTGGAAGGCCAACGGTTACTCCGACGGTTGGTGTGTTAAGCACTTTCTACACCCAAAATCTTTGAGGCGAGCCAAAGAAATTCGTGAACAGCTTTTGGATATTGTTCGTATGCAAAAGATGGAATTGACAAGCTGCGGAATGGACTGGGACATTGTCCGCAAGTGCATTTGCTCGGGATACTACCACCAAGCAGCCAAATACAAAGGCTCAGGCGAGTATATCAACCTGCGTACCAACCTTGGTGTACAGCTGCACCCAACAAGCGCATTATATGCAGGGCACCCACCGGATTATATCGTTTACCACGAGTTGATCCTCACCTCGAAGGTATTATGTTTCGACAGTGACAGCCGTGGACCCCCACTGGCTTGCAGATCTCGGTGGTGTCTTCTACTCAGTCAAGGAAAAGGGCTATTCGGTTCGAGATAA
- a CDS encoding acylphosphatase: MSKRVYFAVEGRVQGVGFRYFAQKKAQEYGVTGWCRNTKDEKVEGEAQASEEILSKFFKDVDNGPRSARVVRVSQEDRQIIEDENDFVVTR; encoded by the exons ATGTCGAAACGT GTCTATTTTGCCGTTGAAGGACGTGTCCAAG GTGTTGGTTTCCG GTATTTTGCTCAGAAGAAGGCCCAAGAGTACGGAGTGACGGGATGGTGTCGAAACACGAAGGATGAAAAA GTCGAGGGCGAGGCTCAAGCCAGTGAAGAAATTCTATCCAAATTCTTCAAGGATGTAGACAATGGCCCAAGATCTGCTCGCGTGGTTAGAGTTTCCCAAGAAGACCGGCAAATTATCGAGGACGAGAATGACTTTGTTGTTACTCGTTGA
- a CDS encoding hypothetical protein (At least one base has a quality score < 10) — MARFSLFRLPTKLRRRVRRNRMATLIALVVLVGLLIFPFYSAYCVYKPPRYLINWLRRKYPDVLFEEPTDQKIIALSIDDAPSAHTDDIMQVLEENEAHATFFVIGSQVEGRKDKLVKLVAKGHELGNHAMHDEPSKSLSNEKLLEEVHLVKDMLTEAYAANGQILPNNYFRPGSGIFNRRMRDVLGNQGFRITLGSVYPHDPQIPYPDTNAKHILSMAHPGAIIICHDRRSWTVPMLRTVLPELKRQGYRVVTITDLVKAVSSQNQRQQHL, encoded by the coding sequence ATGGCCCGATTCTCCCTTTTCCGCCTGCCTACCAAGCTGCGGCGCAGGGTCAGGCGTAATCGCATGGCTACCCTTATAGCCCTCGTCGTCCTCGTAGGCCTCCTAATCTTTCCCTTCTACTCGGCCTATTGCGTCTACAAACCTCCGAGATACCTCATCAATTGGCTGCGGAGGAAGTACCCAGACGTCCTGTTCGAAGAGCCCACCGACCAGAAGATCATCGCCCTATCTATCGACGATGCGCCGTCCGCCCACACCGATGATATCATGCAAGTCCTGGAGGAGAATGAGGCCCACGCTACCTTTTTTGTCATAGGATCTCAGGTTGAGGGTCGCAAGGATAAGCTCGTCAAATTGGTTGCAAAGGGGCACGAGCTGGGAAACCATGCCATGCATGATGAGCCCTCCAAGTCACTCAGTAACGAAAAGCTGCTGGAGGAAGTCCACCTCGTCAAGGACATGCTGACGGAGGCATACGCCGCCAACGGTCAGATCCTCCCCAACAATTACTTCCGTCCAGGATCTGGAATATTCAACAGACGGATGCGAGATGTGTTGGGAAACCAGGGTTTTCGCATCACTCTGGGCAGTGTGTATCCTCACGACCCCCAAATACCATATCCTGATACCAACGCGAAGCATATTCTGAGCATGGCTCACCCGGGAGCTATCATTATCTGTCACGACAGGAGATCATGGACTGTGCCCATGTTGCGCACTGTTCTTCCTGAACTCAAACGGCAGGGGTATCGGGTTGTTACCATCACAGACCTTGTGAAGGCGGTGTCGTCTCAGAACCAACGGCAACAACATCTTTGA
- a CDS encoding hypothetical protein (At least one base has a quality score < 10) has protein sequence MRAERWRGQTMRMVREALAVDERNTSEADDDPINGVFREFGARFCQTAPRDQRRLLHDEIQFFINSCAAEQELRLASRIPDYEPYMKMRIGTVGGRMLCSLVPYATDERLPGALSSAPEIVHLWTQVSILQSLMNDMLSLKKELRTDCVINAVAAIMEPGMSLDVVVAKLEERMKMAVNNFDDAANMLLRKTEFQEQTHAIVKRYVDGCRSIVTGTLRFTLTSPRYNIHKLIEEDGSLKITL, from the exons ATGCGCGCAGAGCGTTGGAGGGGGCAGACTATGCGCATGGTGCGTGAGGCATTGGCCGTTGACGAAAGGAATACGAGTGAAGCGGATGACGACCCCATCAATGGCGTGTTTAGAGAGTTCGGTGCGCGATTCTGTCAGACGGCGCCGAGGGATCAACGGCGCCTCTTACACGATGAGATCcaattcttcatcaacagctgCGCAGCTGAGCAGGAACTCCGTTTGGCCAGTCGCATACCTGATTATGAGCCGTacatgaagatgaggatcGGCACTGTTGGTGGGAGAATGCTCTGCAGTCTTGTACCATATGCAACCGACGAGAGGCTTCCAGGAGCGTTATCGTCAGCTCCAGAGATCGTTCATTTATGGACACAAGTGAGCATTCTCCAGAGCTTGATGAATGATATGCTGTCGCTGAAGAAGGAGTTGCGGACTGACTGTGTCATCAATGCCGTTGCAGCCATCATGGAGCCTGGCATGAGCTTGGATGTTGTGGTTGCTAAGCTGGAAGAAAGGATGAAAATGGCAGTCAACAACTTCGATGATGCAGCGAATATGTTGCTTCGGAAGACTGAGTTTCAAGAACAAACACATGCTATCGTGAAGAGATACGTTGATGGGTGCCGTTCCATCGTCACAGGCACACTTAGATTCAC ATTAACATCACCCAGATACAACATACACAAACTCATAGAAGAAGACGGGTCGTTAAAAATTACACTCTAA
- a CDS encoding hypothetical protein (At least one base has a quality score < 10), with amino-acid sequence MSSMITAAQWVPRGFAAPFPQKYTLDEAEFERIAELAKLQLDDAQEDLEEAEAAQKGAKANETEDNEEDSEMKIDEDKPTEKTEINLNDDDLKEYDLENYDNDDGEDEPGNGEGMGMFGNIKSLAYYESNKDDPYITIDADKEQEDEDREELQILATDNLIVAAKVEDEMAHLEVFVYEDEADNLYVHHDIMLPAIPLCVEWIDMPVNKPGAEKDSTGNFVAVGTMDPDIEVWDLDTIDCMYPNAILGQGGNEEEKKSKKKKKKSKKSNDEYHVDAVLSLAANRKHRNLMASASADKTVKLWDLNTAKCAKSYTYHTDKVCSLAWHANEPTVLLSGSYDRTVVAADMRAPDAKPPRWSSDDDDEEDDKQDDDDSMDED; translated from the exons ATGTCTTCCATGATTACAGCCGCGCAGTGGGTCCCTAGGGGCTTCGCTGCGCCTTTTCCTCAGAAGTATACCCTGGACGAGGCAGAGTTTGAGCGGATAGCGGAGCTTGCCAAGCTCCAACTGGACGACGCCCaagaggatcttgaggaagctgaagctgcgCAGAAGGGCGCAAAGGCTAACGAGACCGAGGACAATGAAGAGGACtcagagatgaagattgaTGAAGACAAGCCAACCGAGAAGACAGA GATCAACCTTAATGATGATGACCTAAAAGAATATGATTTGGAAAACTACGACAACGACGACGGTGAGGATGAGCCTGGAAACGGCGAGGGCATGGGCATGTTTGGTAACATCAAGTCGCTGGCCTACTACGAGTCGAATAAGGACGACCCCTACATCACAATTGATGCCGACAAGGAAcaggaggatgaggaccGGGAAGAGCTCCAGATTCTTGCGACTGACAACCTTATCGTGGCTGCCAAGGTGGAAGACGAGATGGCGCACCTCGAGGTTTTCGTTTacgaggatgaggctgataACCTTTACGTCCACCACGACATCATGCTCCCGGCCATCCCTCTGTGTGTCGAGTGGATCGACATGCCCGTCAACAAGCCCGGTGCAGAGAAGGACTCGACAGGTAACTTCGTCGCCGTTGGCACAATGGACCCCGATATTGAGGTGTGGGATCTGGACACCATCGACTGCATGTACCCCAATGCGATCCTCGGCCAGGGAGGcaacgaggaggagaagaagtcaaagaagaaaaagaagaagtccaagaagtCCAACGATGAGTACCACGTTGACGCTGTCCTGTCGTTGGCTGCGAACCGCAAGCATCGCAACCTGATGGCTTCAGCCTCTGCCGACAAGACGGTCAAACTGTGGGATCTCAACACGGCAAAGTGCGCCAAGTCGTATACTTATCACACCGACAAAGTGTGCTCACTTGCGTGGCACGCGAACGAGCCTACCGTTCTGCTTAGCGGTTCTTACGACCGAACTGTGGTGGCTGCCGATATGCGTGCGCCAGATGCGAAGCCTCCCCGATGG AGCTccgacgatgacgatgaggaagatgacaagcaggacgatgatgattcGATGGATGAGGACTAG